Proteins encoded together in one Thermococcus sp. window:
- a CDS encoding N-glycosylase/DNA lyase produces the protein MTLDRFIRMNYRENEEKVKRLVEILEELGLDCARTIEERVDLQFDALKNLHKNLKDDELFIKLVIANSLVSYQLTGKGEDWWWEFSRNFSDNPPVESIAKAYAGFLPSSKTNRRLVSGKIRRIEKVEPFLNSLSLDELRDYYFNGMERLRDELAKALNSKRSAKTIVFAVKMFGYAGRIAFGEFVPYPMGIEIPDDVRINAYTRRFTNEPPVRFWNRIAEMTGIPPLHIDSILWPVLGGKPEVLRRLRMHCSKADLVLELRGL, from the coding sequence CCTAGAGGAGCTTGGCCTTGATTGTGCCCGGACTATCGAAGAGAGGGTGGATTTACAGTTCGACGCGCTGAAGAACCTGCACAAGAACCTAAAGGACGATGAGCTCTTTATTAAACTCGTCATCGCCAATTCGCTCGTCAGTTATCAGCTCACCGGAAAAGGGGAGGACTGGTGGTGGGAGTTTTCTAGGAACTTTTCAGATAACCCGCCAGTGGAAAGCATTGCAAAGGCCTACGCCGGTTTTCTGCCTTCGTCAAAGACGAACCGAAGACTTGTGAGCGGAAAAATCAGAAGGATAGAAAAGGTTGAGCCGTTCCTTAATTCCCTTTCTCTTGATGAGTTGAGGGACTACTATTTCAACGGCATGGAGAGGCTTAGGGACGAACTGGCAAAAGCCCTGAACTCAAAGAGGAGCGCGAAAACCATCGTCTTTGCCGTGAAGATGTTCGGCTACGCGGGGAGAATAGCCTTCGGTGAATTCGTTCCCTACCCGATGGGCATCGAGATTCCCGATGACGTCAGGATAAACGCCTACACCAGACGGTTCACGAACGAGCCCCCTGTGCGCTTCTGGAACAGAATAGCGGAAATGACGGGAATTCCTCCTCTCCACATAGATTCTATACTATGGCCGGTTCTCGGTGGAAAGCCAGAGGTTCTCAGGCGGCTGAGGATGCACTGTTCCAAAGCCGACCTCGTTCTCGAACTTAGGGGACTCTAA
- a CDS encoding ABC transporter permease subunit: MLWGFKLEFMKGIRTKKLWAVMVIIIALYVPAFYYMKQVRVTNELEAIAGIINFSSKTALFFLGILAIIFGAGAINKEIEDGTIRVALSKSVTRLGYIVGKYLGHIVVFGVALLITSFVTLVGLQWVGVSVSKITSDVFLLNLLLLLVMLEFLAIGYIISTFLRSSGTSIGVALGVFFLLYIFIPSFVAYRMSTHIPSDLNVMEYNEYKAEYYTKYLFYSPNAQFVVILDAVNNYKKVTKTVEINGETHKFPEYIAEYAGIKNAIKKRGINVLLLVVMTLVYLGIATWRFLRMDLR, encoded by the coding sequence ATGCTCTGGGGGTTTAAGCTTGAGTTTATGAAGGGAATCCGAACGAAGAAGCTTTGGGCTGTAATGGTGATAATAATCGCTCTGTACGTTCCGGCCTTCTACTACATGAAGCAGGTGAGGGTAACAAACGAACTCGAAGCAATAGCCGGGATAATAAACTTCTCAAGCAAAACCGCCCTCTTCTTCCTTGGAATCCTTGCGATAATCTTTGGGGCGGGGGCAATAAACAAGGAAATTGAGGATGGAACAATTCGGGTAGCCCTCAGCAAGAGCGTGACGAGACTGGGTTATATCGTTGGCAAGTATCTAGGCCACATTGTTGTCTTTGGCGTGGCTCTCCTCATTACAAGCTTTGTAACCTTGGTCGGCCTTCAGTGGGTTGGCGTTTCCGTTTCAAAGATAACCTCTGACGTCTTTTTGCTCAATCTGTTGCTCCTTCTGGTTATGTTGGAGTTCTTGGCGATTGGATACATAATCTCGACCTTCCTCAGGTCATCGGGAACGTCCATTGGCGTCGCACTGGGCGTGTTTTTCCTGCTTTACATATTCATCCCATCGTTTGTGGCGTACAGGATGTCTACCCACATCCCAAGCGACTTAAACGTGATGGAATACAATGAGTATAAGGCAGAATACTACACCAAATACCTCTTTTATTCCCCAAACGCCCAGTTCGTAGTAATACTCGATGCCGTCAACAACTACAAGAAGGTCACCAAAACAGTCGAAATCAATGGGGAGACTCACAAGTTTCCAGAGTACATCGCTGAATACGCAGGAATCAAGAACGCCATAAAGAAGAGGGGCATAAATGTTCTATTGCTGGTTGTAATGACCCTTGTCTACCTCGGCATCGCGACCTGGCGCTTCCTCCGTATGGATTTGAGGTGA
- a CDS encoding ABC transporter ATP-binding protein, whose translation MITVENLVKTYKDVRALDGLNLRVPEGVIYGFLGPNGAGKSTTILSLLGLVFPQKGRIELFGEEIFRDGKFNESKLVKAKTRIGYMPEHATLWDFLTPVQTLDIIADAFRIPKAEKERRINELLDMVGLKDVKNKKVGKFSKGMRQRLLLAQALINDPELLILDEPMTGLDPKGIAEFKEIIREQRKAGKTVFFSSHILAHVEEVCDTVGVIVKGRLILEDSIENIKREFLRKAGYTIIVETNKPVDWSSAKWSVTPLGENKYRVVSEEDVREELHDFVASQGAKILTMQVKEPSLEEIFLKLVE comes from the coding sequence ATGATTACGGTTGAGAACCTTGTCAAGACTTACAAAGATGTCAGGGCCTTAGACGGGCTTAACCTCAGAGTTCCAGAGGGAGTGATTTATGGTTTCCTTGGACCAAATGGAGCTGGCAAGAGCACGACAATCCTAAGCCTCCTCGGGTTAGTCTTTCCCCAAAAGGGGAGGATAGAACTCTTTGGTGAAGAAATCTTCAGGGACGGAAAGTTCAACGAGAGCAAACTCGTCAAGGCTAAGACCAGAATCGGCTACATGCCCGAGCATGCTACACTATGGGATTTCTTAACTCCTGTCCAGACCCTCGACATTATCGCTGACGCGTTCAGAATCCCAAAGGCCGAGAAGGAAAGGAGGATTAACGAGCTCCTCGACATGGTTGGGTTGAAGGACGTTAAGAACAAGAAGGTTGGTAAGTTTTCCAAGGGTATGCGCCAGAGGCTTCTCCTCGCTCAGGCGTTAATCAACGACCCAGAACTTTTAATCCTTGATGAGCCCATGACGGGCCTCGACCCAAAGGGTATTGCTGAGTTCAAGGAGATTATAAGGGAGCAGAGGAAGGCTGGTAAAACCGTCTTTTTCTCGAGTCATATTTTGGCCCATGTTGAGGAAGTTTGTGATACAGTGGGGGTGATTGTTAAGGGCAGGCTAATCCTCGAGGACAGTATTGAGAACATCAAGCGCGAGTTCCTTAGGAAGGCCGGTTACACGATTATCGTTGAGACCAATAAGCCAGTTGACTGGAGTTCTGCTAAGTGGAGTGTGACCCCGCTTGGCGAGAATAAGTACCGTGTCGTTTCGGAGGAGGACGTTAGGGAGGAGTTGCACGACTTTGTGGCTTCGCAGGGTGCGAAAATCCTAACAATGCAGGTGAAGGAGCCAAGCCTAGAAGAAATATTCCTGAAACTTGTCGAGTAG
- a CDS encoding UbiD family decarboxylase, producing the protein MLAEILQTFNDLIVIDKPVNKELEITHYLTRYKDRPVLFTDVDGWRVAGNIWSTRERIAGFLRTKKEELIHLMTEAMENPSPYRTVENAPFLKNSTQDFSLLELPIPKYYPKCGGQYFTSAMVIAKDENGFVNMSFHRMMVRDEKTVAIRLVPRHLYAMWKEKAERGEELDVRIVVGNPVHLLLAGATSTAYGISELEIASKISEISFGKPIDVVELGGIPVPVESEFVFEAKVTPELVNEGPFVDITGTYDHVRKQPLVVFERMYHVDEPVFHALLPGGYEHFMLMGLPKEPQIYASVKRVVPKVHGVRLTEGGAMWLHAVVSITKQHDGDGKNAILAAFAGHPSLKHVVVVDEDINIYDDRDVEWAIATRFQADKDLVVIPNARGSSLDPSATRSLTAKWGIDATKPLNRKEEFERARL; encoded by the coding sequence ATGCTGGCGGAGATTCTCCAAACCTTCAATGACCTGATTGTCATAGATAAACCTGTGAACAAGGAACTTGAAATTACCCACTACCTAACCAGATACAAGGACCGGCCTGTTCTCTTCACGGACGTGGACGGCTGGAGGGTTGCCGGCAACATATGGAGCACGAGGGAGAGAATAGCCGGCTTCCTCAGAACAAAGAAGGAGGAGCTTATTCATCTAATGACAGAAGCAATGGAGAATCCGTCACCTTACAGAACAGTTGAGAACGCTCCCTTCCTGAAGAACTCAACGCAGGATTTTTCTCTCCTTGAGCTCCCGATTCCAAAGTACTACCCGAAATGCGGTGGCCAGTATTTCACTTCGGCGATGGTTATAGCTAAAGACGAGAACGGTTTCGTCAACATGTCGTTCCACAGAATGATGGTCCGAGATGAGAAGACAGTCGCCATAAGGCTCGTCCCAAGGCACCTCTACGCAATGTGGAAGGAGAAGGCCGAGAGGGGCGAGGAACTCGATGTTAGAATAGTCGTTGGTAATCCCGTTCACCTCCTCTTAGCTGGAGCGACGAGTACGGCCTACGGAATAAGCGAGCTTGAGATAGCAAGTAAGATTAGCGAGATTTCCTTTGGAAAACCCATAGATGTGGTGGAACTCGGGGGTATCCCGGTTCCCGTCGAGAGCGAGTTCGTCTTTGAGGCTAAGGTAACTCCAGAGCTCGTTAACGAAGGCCCCTTCGTGGACATAACAGGCACCTACGACCACGTCAGGAAGCAACCCCTTGTTGTTTTCGAGAGAATGTATCACGTTGACGAGCCGGTCTTTCATGCCCTTCTCCCTGGAGGCTACGAACACTTTATGCTCATGGGCCTTCCAAAGGAGCCACAGATTTACGCGAGCGTTAAACGCGTCGTTCCGAAGGTTCATGGCGTTCGCCTAACCGAGGGAGGAGCGATGTGGCTCCACGCAGTCGTTTCAATAACAAAACAGCACGACGGTGACGGCAAGAACGCGATTTTGGCGGCATTTGCAGGACATCCAAGCCTGAAGCACGTGGTTGTAGTTGATGAAGACATAAACATCTACGACGACCGCGATGTAGAGTGGGCGATAGCCACGCGCTTCCAGGCCGATAAAGACCTCGTGGTGATTCCAAACGCCAGGGGGAGTTCTCTCGACCCCTCAGCAACTAGGAGCTTAACCGCCAAGTGGGGAATTGACGCGACGAAACCTCTCAATAGAAAGGAGGAGTTCGAGAGGGCTAGGCTTTAG
- a CDS encoding DEAD/DEAH box helicase: MVVLRIPDGSALVRIEKAEPSVYFKIYDLLSYKKDYGKWEKPESLYDPYEKTFPVGLLPRVKKFLNSKGYRVRVKDERQVRGVKLNSSWNENYELRRYQRRAVKKALKEKMGVLALPVGSGKTVVGLRVIHELDLSTLIVVHTKELLYQWAEKVEELLGVKAGIVGDNKWNEENVTVAMIQTLLSRGVDKLKNDYAVVMFDECHRTSAAEKFYQLGISLPQVYRFGLSATPWRRVRGEEIKIEAVVGPVIYEVKAEDLIREGFLAKPRFEVITYESSMPSFSERYKELYEDVVMNNDERNRAIVLKAKELVGKGHRVLIDVKRIEHGRILKEMLEKEGIRAEFLSSKSPNRWEILEAFKNGEIPVLISTLLKEGVDIPEISAIILAGGGKSDIMTIQTIGRALRPKRGMRAVIVDVADDDPLLYTHFIERQKALKQYYGKYYDKESKLNETVSKKRRSG, translated from the coding sequence ATGGTTGTTCTCAGGATTCCAGATGGCTCGGCACTGGTGAGGATTGAAAAGGCCGAACCCAGCGTCTACTTTAAAATCTACGATTTGCTCAGTTACAAAAAGGATTATGGCAAATGGGAAAAGCCAGAAAGCCTCTATGACCCCTATGAAAAGACCTTTCCAGTAGGGTTGTTGCCCAGGGTCAAAAAATTCCTCAACAGCAAAGGCTACCGGGTGAGGGTGAAGGATGAAAGGCAGGTTCGCGGTGTTAAGCTAAACTCGAGCTGGAACGAGAACTACGAACTCAGGCGGTATCAGAGGCGAGCAGTGAAAAAAGCCCTCAAAGAAAAAATGGGTGTTCTTGCCCTCCCTGTTGGGAGCGGAAAGACCGTTGTTGGACTGAGGGTTATTCACGAACTCGACCTCTCGACCCTTATAGTGGTCCACACAAAGGAGCTACTCTACCAGTGGGCCGAGAAGGTTGAGGAACTGCTCGGCGTTAAGGCTGGAATTGTTGGTGACAACAAGTGGAACGAGGAAAACGTAACCGTCGCGATGATACAGACGCTCCTGTCAAGGGGTGTTGATAAGCTGAAGAACGACTACGCCGTGGTCATGTTCGACGAGTGCCACAGGACTTCTGCGGCGGAGAAGTTCTACCAGCTGGGAATTTCACTCCCACAGGTCTACCGCTTCGGCCTCTCGGCAACACCATGGAGAAGGGTTAGAGGGGAGGAAATAAAGATTGAGGCCGTTGTTGGCCCGGTAATCTACGAGGTAAAGGCCGAAGATCTTATCAGGGAGGGCTTCCTCGCAAAACCCCGCTTTGAAGTGATAACCTACGAGTCGAGCATGCCGTCCTTCAGCGAGCGCTACAAGGAACTCTATGAAGATGTTGTCATGAACAACGACGAGAGGAACAGGGCGATAGTCCTGAAGGCAAAAGAGCTCGTTGGAAAGGGCCACCGCGTCCTCATAGACGTGAAGCGCATCGAACACGGCAGAATTTTGAAGGAAATGCTCGAGAAGGAGGGAATTCGAGCGGAGTTCCTGAGTTCAAAGAGCCCCAACAGGTGGGAAATCCTGGAGGCCTTCAAGAATGGCGAAATTCCGGTTCTGATTTCGACGCTTCTCAAGGAAGGCGTGGATATACCAGAGATTTCTGCAATAATCCTCGCGGGCGGGGGGAAGAGTGACATAATGACGATACAGACCATAGGCAGGGCGCTGAGGCCGAAAAGGGGCATGAGGGCGGTTATAGTTGACGTTGCAGACGACGACCCGCTCCTCTACACGCACTTTATAGAGAGGCAGAAGGCTCTAAAGCAGTACTACGGCAAATACTACGACAAGGAATCAAAGCTCAACGAGACAGTCTCCAAAAAGCGCCGCTCTGGTTAA
- the truA gene encoding tRNA pseudouridine(38-40) synthase TruA, with the protein MKLALRIAYDGTAFYGFQRQPNLRTVEDELIRVLKKLKIIESPEENDFKGASRTDRGVSAFFNVVSFIPSERADLVRPEVLNHHLRDTWVLGVSEVPDDFHPRFWARSKTYRYYLVNEGFDLERVLECARLFEGTHDFSAFARLEPGRDPVREVNSLRVLPRKGYYLIEVTGKSFLWEMVRRIVNALRFCGLGLLEPEEIRKMLSGNYKKKVPPAPPENLVLWHIEYPGIEFKTDERGLAKAKRDLFERYSRALTRAALFGDCLVEL; encoded by the coding sequence ATGAAGCTTGCCCTCAGGATAGCGTACGATGGAACCGCCTTCTACGGATTCCAGAGGCAACCGAACTTGAGGACAGTTGAGGATGAGCTAATTCGCGTTTTGAAAAAGCTTAAAATAATTGAAAGCCCCGAGGAGAACGACTTCAAGGGCGCCTCCCGAACAGACAGGGGGGTCTCAGCCTTCTTCAACGTTGTTTCGTTTATTCCAAGTGAGCGGGCCGATTTGGTCAGACCGGAGGTTTTAAACCACCACCTACGAGATACGTGGGTCCTCGGTGTTTCCGAAGTCCCCGATGACTTCCACCCCCGGTTCTGGGCAAGGTCAAAGACCTACCGCTATTACCTTGTTAACGAGGGCTTCGACCTTGAGAGGGTTCTTGAGTGTGCCCGGCTCTTCGAGGGAACCCACGATTTCTCGGCCTTCGCGAGGCTCGAACCGGGGAGGGACCCTGTGAGGGAAGTGAACTCGCTCCGGGTTCTTCCGCGGAAGGGTTACTACCTCATAGAGGTTACCGGCAAAAGCTTCCTCTGGGAGATGGTGAGGAGAATCGTCAACGCGCTCCGATTCTGCGGGCTCGGACTCCTCGAACCGGAGGAAATCCGTAAGATGCTATCCGGGAATTACAAGAAGAAAGTCCCTCCTGCCCCTCCTGAGAATCTAGTGCTGTGGCACATAGAGTATCCCGGGATTGAATTCAAAACCGATGAGAGGGGCCTTGCCAAAGCCAAAAGAGACCTCTTTGAGCGCTACTCAAGGGCTTTAACCAGAGCGGCGCTTTTTGGAGACTGTCTCGTTGAGCTTTGA
- the pheT gene encoding phenylalanine--tRNA ligase subunit beta: MPKFDVSKSDLERLIGRSFTVEEWEDLFLYAKCELDDVWEENGETYFKADSKDTNRPDLWSAEGIARQIKWALGIERGLPKYEVEKSDVVVYVDEKLKEIRPYGVYAIVEGLHLDEEALKQMINLQEKVALTFGRRRREVAIGIFDFDKVKPPVYYRAAKKTEKFIPLGLTEELTLEEILEKHEKGKEYGHLIKDRPYYPLLVDSEGKVLSMPPIINSEVTGRVTTETRNVFVDVTGWDLNKVMLALNVVVTALAERGGKIKSVKVVYPDFEIETPDLTPKPFEVELDYIRKLSGLELSNEKIKDLLERMMYEVKLEGGKAKLLYPAFRDDIMHARDVLEDVLIAYGYNEIEPEEPKLAVQGKGDKFVEFEDAVRELMVGFGLQEVMTFNLTNREAQYEKMNLEYGKDYFNNPPAELVEIENPISPKWSALRNWLLPSLLDFLSQNTHEEYPQRLFEVGKATLIDESRETKTVSESKLAVVLAQARITFTDAKEILDSVMCHLGFTYELEEIEHPSFIPGRAGKIIVNGETIGVIGEVHPVVLEKWGIEMPVAGFEVFLRPLYTEPYL; this comes from the coding sequence ATGCCGAAGTTTGATGTTTCAAAGTCCGATCTTGAGAGGCTCATCGGGAGGAGCTTCACAGTCGAGGAGTGGGAGGACCTCTTCCTATACGCGAAATGCGAGCTCGACGACGTCTGGGAGGAGAACGGTGAAACCTACTTCAAGGCAGACTCCAAGGACACCAACAGGCCAGACCTGTGGAGCGCCGAGGGAATAGCAAGGCAGATAAAGTGGGCGCTCGGAATTGAGAGGGGCCTGCCGAAATACGAAGTGGAAAAGAGCGACGTTGTGGTTTACGTTGACGAGAAGCTGAAGGAGATAAGACCCTACGGTGTCTATGCTATAGTTGAAGGCCTTCACCTCGATGAAGAGGCCCTTAAGCAGATGATAAACCTCCAGGAGAAAGTTGCCTTAACCTTTGGAAGGCGGAGGAGGGAGGTGGCGATTGGCATCTTTGACTTCGACAAAGTGAAGCCACCGGTTTATTACAGGGCAGCGAAAAAGACCGAAAAATTCATACCCCTCGGCCTCACCGAGGAGTTAACTCTGGAGGAAATCCTTGAGAAACACGAGAAGGGGAAAGAGTACGGGCACCTGATAAAGGACAGGCCCTACTACCCACTCCTCGTTGACAGTGAAGGCAAAGTCCTCTCCATGCCGCCGATTATCAACTCCGAGGTGACTGGCAGGGTAACGACTGAAACCCGGAATGTTTTCGTTGACGTTACGGGATGGGATTTGAACAAGGTCATGTTGGCTTTGAACGTCGTGGTAACGGCTCTCGCGGAGCGCGGTGGGAAAATCAAGAGCGTGAAGGTCGTTTATCCGGACTTTGAAATTGAGACGCCTGATTTAACCCCAAAGCCCTTCGAGGTTGAACTGGACTACATAAGGAAGCTCTCCGGCCTTGAGCTGAGCAATGAGAAAATCAAGGACCTCCTTGAGAGGATGATGTACGAGGTTAAGCTTGAAGGCGGAAAGGCAAAGCTACTCTATCCAGCCTTCCGCGACGACATAATGCACGCGAGGGACGTTTTGGAGGACGTTCTCATAGCCTACGGCTACAACGAGATTGAGCCCGAGGAGCCGAAGCTTGCCGTCCAAGGAAAGGGTGACAAGTTCGTCGAGTTTGAAGATGCCGTGAGAGAACTCATGGTGGGCTTTGGCCTTCAGGAGGTCATGACTTTCAACCTCACCAACAGGGAGGCCCAATATGAAAAGATGAACTTGGAATACGGAAAGGACTACTTCAACAACCCGCCGGCGGAACTCGTCGAGATTGAAAACCCGATAAGCCCGAAGTGGTCCGCCCTCAGGAACTGGCTCCTGCCAAGTTTACTCGACTTCCTGAGTCAGAACACCCACGAGGAATACCCGCAGAGGCTCTTCGAGGTTGGAAAGGCAACGCTTATAGATGAGAGCAGGGAAACCAAAACGGTGAGCGAGAGCAAGCTTGCCGTTGTTCTGGCTCAGGCAAGGATTACCTTTACCGATGCTAAGGAAATCCTTGACAGCGTGATGTGCCACCTCGGCTTCACCTACGAGCTGGAGGAAATCGAGCACCCGAGCTTTATCCCCGGAAGGGCTGGGAAGATAATCGTCAACGGAGAAACAATCGGCGTCATCGGGGAGGTGCACCCGGTTGTTTTAGAAAAGTGGGGGATTGAGATGCCCGTTGCGGGCTTTGAGGTGTTTTTAAGGCCACTCTATACCGAGCCGTATCTTTAA